From Macaca mulatta isolate MMU2019108-1 chromosome 1, T2T-MMU8v2.0, whole genome shotgun sequence, the proteins below share one genomic window:
- the ATP1A1 gene encoding sodium/potassium-transporting ATPase subunit alpha-1, whose product MGKGVGRDKYEPAAVSEQGDKKGKKGKKDRDMDELKKEVSMDDHKLSLDELHRKYGTDLSRGLTSARAAEILARDGPNALTPPPTTPEWIKFCRQLFGGFSMLLWIGAILCFLAYSIQAATEEEPQNDNLYLGVVLSAVVIITGCFSYYQEAKSSKIMESFKNMVPQQALVIRNGEKMSINAEDVVVGDLVEVKGGDRIPADLRIISANGCKVDNSSLTGESEPQTRSPDFTNENPLETRNIAFFSTNCVEGTARGIVVYTGDRTVMGRIATLASGLEGGQTPIAAEIEHFIHIITGVAVFLGVSFFILSLILEYTWLEAVIFLIGIIVANVPEGLLATVTVCLTLTAKRMARKNCLVKNLEAVETLGSTSTICSDKTGTLTQNRMTVAHMWFDNQIHEADTTENQSGVSFDKTSATWLALSRIAGLCNRAVFQANQENLPILKRAVAGDASESALLKCIELCCGSVKEMRERYAKIVEIPFNSTNKYQLSIHKNPNTSEPRHLLVMKGAPERILDRCSSILLHGKEQPLDEELKDAFQNAYLELGGLGERVLGFCHLFLPDEQFPEGFQFDTDDVNFPIDNLCFVGLISMIDPPRAAVPDAVGKCRSAGIKVIMVTGDHPITAKAIAKGVGIISEGNETVEDIAARLNIPVSQVNPRDAKACVVHGSDLKDMTSEQLDDILKYHTEIVFARTSPQQKLIIVEGCQRQGAIVAVTGDGVNDSPALKKADIGVAMGIAGSDVSKQAADMILLDDNFASIVTGVEEGRLIFDNLKKSIAYTLTSNIPEITPFLIFIIANIPLPLGTVTILCIDLGTDMVPAISLAYEQAESDIMKRQPRNPKTDKLVNERLISMAYGQIGMIQALGGFFTYFVILAENGFLPLHLLGLRVDWDDRWINDVEDSYGQQWTYEQRKIVEFTCHTAFFVSIVVVQWADLVICKTRRNSVFQQGMKNKILIFGLFEETALAAFLSYCPGMGVALRMYPLKPTWWFCAFPYSLLIFVYDEVRKLIIRRRPGGWVEKETYY is encoded by the exons GTTGGACGTGATAAGTATGAGCCTGCAGCTGTTTCAGAACAAGGTGATAAAAAGGGCAAAAAGGGCAAAAAagacagggacatggatgaactgaagaaagaagtttctatg gatGATCATAAACTTAGCCTTGATGAACTTCATCGTAAATATGGAACAGACTTGAGCCGG GGATTAACATCTGCTCGTGCAGCTGAGATCCTGGCGCGAGATGGTCCCAACGCCCTCACTCCCCCTCCCACTACTCCTGAATGGATCAAGTTTTGTCGGCAGCTCTTTGGGGGGTTCTCAATGTTACTGTGGATTGGAGCGATTCTTTGTTTCTTGGCTTATAGCATCCAAGCTGCTACAGAAGAGGAACCTCAAAATGATAAT CTGTACCTGGGTGTGGTGCTATCAGCCGTTGTCATCATAACTGGTTGCTTCTCCTACTATCAAGAAGCTAAAAGTTCAAAGATCATGGAATCCTTCAAAAACATGGTCCCTCAG CAAGCCCTTGTGATTCGAAATGGTGAGAAAATGAGCATAAATGCAGAGGATGTTGTGGTTGGGGATCTGGTGGAAGTAAAAGGAGGAGACCGAATTCCTGCTGACCTCAGAATCATATCTGCAAATGGCTGCAAG GTGGATAACTCCTCACTCACTGGTGAATCAGAACCCCAGACTAGGTCTCCAGATTTCACAAATGAAAACCCCCTGGAGACGAGGAACATTGCCTTCTTTTCAACCAATTGTGTTGAAG GCACCGCACGTGGTATTGTTGTCTACACTGGGGATCGCACTGTGATGGGAAGAATTGCCACACTTGCTTCTGGGCTCGAAGGAGGCCAGACCCCCATTGCTGCAGAAATTGAACATTTTATCCACATCATCacgggtgtggctgtgttcctgggtgtgtctttCTTCATCCTTTCTCTCATCCTTGAGTACACCTGGCTTGAGGCTGTCATCTTCCTCATCGGTATCATCGTAGCCAATGTGCCGGAAGGTTTGCTGGCCACTGTCACG GTCTGTCTGACACTTACCGCCAAACGCATGGCGAGGAAAAACTGCTTAGTGAAGAACTTAGAAGCTGTGGAGACCTTGGGGTCCACATCCACCATCTGCTCGGATAAAACTGGAACTCTGACTCAGAACCGGATGACAGTGGCCCACATGTGGTTTGACAATCAAATCCATGAAGCTGATACGACAGAGAATCAGAGTG GTGTCTCTTTTGACAAGACTTCAGCTACCTGGCTTGCTCTGTCCAGAATTGCAGGTCTTTGTAACAGGGCAGTGTTTCAGGCTAACCAGGAAAACCTACCTATTCTTAAG CGGGCAGTTGCAGGAGATGCCTCTGAGTCAGCACTCTTGAAGTGCATAGAGCTGTGCTGTGGTTCCGTGAAGGAGATGAGAGAAAGATACGCCAAAATCGTCGAAATACCCTTCAACTCCACCAACAAGTACCAG TTGTCCATTCATAAGAACCCCAACACGTCAGAGCCCCGACACCTGTTGGTGATGAAGGGTGCCCCAGAAAGGATCCTAGACCGTTGCAGCTCTATCCTCCTCCACGGCAAGGAGCAGCCCCTGGATGAGGAGCTGAAAGACGCCTTTCAGAATGCCTATTTGGAGCTGGGGGGCCTCGGAGAACGAGTCCTAG GTTTCTGCCACCTCTTTCTGCCAGATGAACAGTTTCCTGAAGGGTTCCAGTTTGACACCGACGATGTGAATTTCCCTATCGATAATCTGTGCTTTGTTGGGCTCATCTCCATGATTGACCCTCCACGGGCGGCCGTTCCTGATGCCGTGGGCAAATgtcgaagtgctggaattaag GTCATCATGGTCACAGGAGACCATCCAATCACAGCTAAAGCTATTGCCAAAGGTGTGGGCATCATCTCAGAAGGCAATGAGACCGTAGAAGACATTGCTGCCCGCCTCAACATCCCAGTCAGCCAGGTGAACCCCAG GGATGCCAAGGCCTGCGTAGTGCATGGCAGTGATCTAAAGGACATGACCTCCGAGCAGCTGGATGACATTTTGAAGTACCACACTGAGATAGTGTTTGCCAGGACCTCCCCTCAGCAGAAGCTCATCATTGTGGAAGGCTGCCAGAGACAG GGTGCTATTGTGGCTGTGACTGGTGATGGTGTGAATGACTCTCCAGCTTTGAAGAAAGCAGACATTGGGGTTGCTATGGGGATTGCTGGCTCAGATGTGTCCAAGCAAGCTGCTGACATGATACTTTTGGATGACAACTTTGCCTCAATTGTGACTGGAGTAGAGGAAG GTCGTCTGATCTTTGATAACTTGAAGAAATCCATTGCTTATACCTTAACCAGTAACATTCCCGAGATCACCCCCTTCCTGATATTTATTATTGCAAACATTCCACTACCACTGGGGACTGTCACCATCCTCTGCATTGACTTGGGTACTGACATG GTTCCTGCCATCTCCCTGGCTTATGAGCAGGCTGAGAGTGACATCATGAAGAGACAGCCCAGAAATCCCAAAACAGACAAACTTGTGAATGAGAGGCTGATCAGCATGGCCTATGGGCAGATTG GTATGATCCAGGCCCTGGGCGGCTTCTTTACTTACTTTGTGATTCTGGCTGAGAACGGCTTCCTCCCACTTCACCTGTTGGGCCTCCGAGTGGACTGGGATGACCGCTGGATCAACGATGTAGAAGACAGCTACGGGCAGCAGTGG ACCTATGAGCAGAGGAAAATCGTGGAGTTCACCTGCCACACAGCCTTCTTCGTCAGTATCGTGGTGGTGCAGTGGGCCGACTTGGTCATTTGTAAGACCAGGAGGAATTCGGTCTTCCAGCAGGGGATGAA GAACAAGATCTTGATATTTGGCCTCTTTGAAGAGACAGCCCTGGCTGCTTTCCTTTCCTACTGCCCTGGAATGGGTGTTGCTCTTAGGATGTATCCCCTCAA ACCTACCTGGTGGTTCTGTGCCTTCCCCTACTCCCTTCTCATCTTCGTATATGATGAAGTCAGAAAACTCATCATCAGGCGACGCCCTGGCG GCTGGGTAGAGAAGGAAACCTACTACTAG